The Chionomys nivalis chromosome 1, mChiNiv1.1, whole genome shotgun sequence sequence AAACAAGAAGACCAGGCTGCCTGTGTTGTCACTGCTCATTCTGTTGGTCCTCTGTGATGGAGGCGGACACGGAACCCTGGCCTTTGTTGACATCGCTGATGCACACCCACTGTCCATCCACCGACTCTTTCCATAAGGTCACCTTATTGTCTCCACCTGACACGGCCAGGATGTTTGCTGTGATGGACCAGCTCACGTGCCACACAACATCATTGAACTTGTGCAGGAGTTTGGGTGACCACATATTGCCTGAGGCATCATCGCAGGTCCAGATAAACACTCGACCGTCCTGAGAGCAGCTGGCAATGGTGCTGGTAGGCAGGCCAATGGAGGGGGCCCAGGCAACGTCTCGAACCCAATCGCTGTGTGCCTCTagcttctgctcctccttccaCTGGccgtcttcctcctccctccagagCTTGATGAGGTTGTCACAGCCACCTGATGCAAACTTCTTGATGTAATTGGGCTTCTGCCCTGATGGTTGGTCTATGAGGCTTCCAGGCACAACAGCAGGGGCCCAACTGACAGCGTTACAGCCAATCATGTGAGCGTTGTTAATCTTCTTCACTTCCCACTGGCCTTCCATTGTATAGGTCAGCAGGGAGATGGCCCCGTCGGAGCTCCCACAGACCAAAATCAGGCCATAGTCGTGAGGGGCCCAGCATACAGAGTTCACCGAGGAGTCGTGTCCCGAGTGCTCATGAGTCTTCTCCCAAGTGCcgttttcttccttccagataATGACTTTCCAGTCATAGGAACAGGAAGCCAGGATGGTGCCATACATGGGGTGGGCCCAGGCTACCTGACATACTGGCCCTTCATGTCCTCTGAGGTCTGCGATGAGGATCTGCCCTCCGTTTCGCACATCAAAGATTTTGACGGACCTGTCCGAGGAGCAGGTTGCTAGGCGGGTGCCATAATAGTCCATCTGGGCATCATGAATCATGTCCTCATGAGAGGTGTCCACGGTGTTAATTACTGACACCATAGCTGTGGCAGCGGCGACTCACAGCCTCGGACGTGGCATCACTGAACGCTTCgagatttattctttttattttatgtgtctgggtgttttgtcaGCATGTacgtctgtataccacatgtgtgcagtgctgcCAGAGAACAGAAGGTGTCAGATCggctgttagctgccatgtgggggctgagAAGGGAACCTCGGTCCTTTGTAAGTGCAACAAGAGCCTTATTGCTTCAGTGTGCCCCTCTGATTTttagacaggtctcactatgtaggcctggctgacctagaactctttatgtagactaggctggcttcaaacagagatgcacctgcctctgcctcctgggtgctgggattaaaggtgtgcaccacaaatGCCTCTCTCTGAttgctgctcttgcctggaaCTTGTTTCAGGGTTCTCTGGTGATATCACTAGTTTAACATGGAACATGGTTACTATTGTTATGATGAAA is a genomic window containing:
- the LOC130880811 gene encoding protein SEC13 homolog, encoding MVSVINTVDTSHEDMIHDAQMDYYGTRLATCSSDRSVKIFDVRNGGQILIADLRGHEGPVCQVAWAHPMYGTILASCSYDWKVIIWKEENGTWEKTHEHSGHDSSVNSVCWAPHDYGLILVCGSSDGAISLLTYTMEGQWEVKKINNAHMIGCNAVSWAPAVVPGSLIDQPSGQKPNYIKKFASGGCDNLIKLWREEEDGQWKEEQKLEAHSDWVRDVAWAPSIGLPTSTIASCSQDGRVFIWTCDDASGNMWSPKLLHKFNDVVWHVSWSITANILAVSGGDNKVTLWKESVDGQWVCISDVNKGQGSVSASITEDQQNEQ